A window from Salvia miltiorrhiza cultivar Shanhuang (shh) chromosome 2, IMPLAD_Smil_shh, whole genome shotgun sequence encodes these proteins:
- the LOC131007944 gene encoding probable leucine-rich repeat receptor-like protein kinase At1g35710: MEKKLYCIFAYAFLITISFQMLSSEAKQPMSLATDQTALLSLKQHITSDPSLLLSTNWTNSSSVCNWIGVACSLRHQRVAALNLSNMALSGTIPPQLGHLSFLVSLDLTNNLFHGDLPHELSLLRRLKFISLRLNNFGGDFPPIFSQLPKLEYLNLRNNSFIGSIPKSLSNLTNLQFLDLTSNSLSGEIPKEFGRLQSLQYLGVQSNRLSGAIPSTIFNLSTLVVLAFMRNNELSGSLPSDMCRNLPSLTGLYLSDNQLSGAIPTNLSQCSRLEILGLSYNSFNGQIPLEIGYITSLRDLALGGNNLNGILPHEIGNLQSLVTFAVEKNEITGSVDFSIFMNMSSLQNINLGTNKFTGNLSRDVGNITMLTNLHLTENYFTGLIPSEFGQLYHLETLVLQLNSLSGLIPQELFNISTLRILSLVNNALSGVLPTHLCHASPFLKRLFLGNNSMSGAIPNSISNCSQLTILSLAGNKFSGYIPTDLGKLRHLQRLSLFSNNLTQTPSSSFITSLTNCRFLTDLLIADNPLYGVIPASVGNLSSMLQVFAARNCKFSGNIPIEIGNLSNLVTLALHVNELSGNIPPTIKHLHELQGLILSNNMLGGSIPHAICDLFSLNTFVISRNQFSGPIPKCLGNVSSLRDLFLDSNMLNSSIPSSLWGLKDLIKLDLSSNSLNGFLPNETRRFYSCVCEKHDQFGNS, from the exons ATGGAGAAAAAGCTTTATTGCATTTTTGCATATGCATTCCTAATTACCATATCCTTCCAAATGCTTTCTTCTGAAGCCAAACAACCTATGAGCCTTGCAACTGATCAAACTGCCCTTCTTTCACTCAAACAACACATCACCTCCGACCCTTCTCTTTTACTTTCAACTAATTGGACCAATTCGAGCTCCGTCTGCAACTGGATTGGCGTCGCTTGCAGCTTGCGCCACCAAAGAGTAGCTGCGTTGAATCTCTCCAACATGGCTCTCTCCGGCACCATTCCACCACAGCTCGGACACCTCTCCTTCCTCGTCTCCCTCGACCTCACCAACAACCTTTTCCATGGAGATTTGCCTCATGAGCTGTCTCTCCTTCGCCGTTTGAAGTTCATATCTCTCCGACTCAACAACTTTGGTGGAGACTTCCCTCCGATATTCAGTCAGTTACCAAAACTAGAGTACTTGAATTTACGCAACAACAGCTTCATAGGTTCCATCCCAAAATCGCTCTCAAACCTAACAAACCTACAATTTCTTGACTTAACTTCCAATTctctaagtggagaaattccaaaaGAGTTTGGAAGACTTCAAAGTCTACAGTATTTGGGGGTTCAGTCCAATCGTCTATCCGGTGCTATACCATCAACCATATTCAACTTATCGACTCTTGTAGTTCTAGCATTCATGAGAAACAATGAACTGAGTGGAAGTCTTCCATCAGACATGTGCCGTAATCTTCCATCTCTTACTGGGCTTTATCTTTCTGATAATCAGCTGAGTGGTGCGATTCCCACAAATCTATCCCAATGTTCACGGCTTGAGATTTTGGGCCTTTCTTACAACTCTTTTAATGGGCAGATACCTTTAGAAATCGGTTACATAACATCTCTTCGGGATTTAGCTCTTGGTGGTAACAACTTGAACG GAATACTACCACATGAGATTGGCAATCTTCAGAGCCTGGTTACGTTTGCTGTTGAAAAGAATGAGATTACGGGCTCAGTTGATTTCAGTATTTTCATGAATATGTCTTCTCTGCAAAACATAAATCTAGGGACCAACAAATTCACGGGGAACCTTTCAAGGGATGTCGGGAATATTACCATGCTAACAAATTTACACCTCACGGAAAACTATTTTACAG GGCTTATTCCCTCTGAATTTGGCCAACTTTACCATTTGGAGACATTAGTACTACAGTTGAACAGCTTGAGTGGTTTGATTCCACAAGagctctttaacatttcaactctTCGGATTCTTTCACTTGTTAATAATGCTCTGTCAGGGGTTCTTCCAACGCATTTATGCCATGCCTCTCCCTTTCTTAAAAGATTGTTTCTTGGCAATAATTCCATGAGTGGAGCAATACCCAACTCTATCTCGAACTGTTCTCAACTCACAATTCTCTCACTTGCTGGAAACAAATTTAGTGGTTATATACCTACTGATCTCGGCAAACTAAGGCATCTCCAACGTCTTTCTCTGTTCAGCAACAATCTTACCCAGACACCGTCTTCTTCCTTCATTACTTCATTGACAAATTGCAGGTTTCTAACTGATTTGTTAATTGCTGATAATCCTCTATACGGTGTCATTCCAGCTTCCGTTGGGAACTTATCTTCCATGCTTCAAGTATTCGCTGCCAGAAACTGCAAATTTAGTGGCAACATTCCTATTGAAATAGGCAATTTAAGCAATTTGGTGACATTGGCTTTGCATGTCAATGAGTTATCCGGTAATATTCCACCAACTATCAAACATCTGCATGAACTTCAAGGATTAATTCTGTCTAATAACATGTTGGGAGGCTCAATTCCACATGCTATATGTGATTTATTCAGCCTAAATACATTTGTTATTAGCAGGAATCAATTTTCAGGTCCGATTCCGAAATGCTTGGGAAATGTCTCTTCTTTGAGAGATCTCTTTCTAGACTCCAACATGTTGAATTCAAGCATACCTTCAAGCTTATGGGGCCTAAAAGATTTGATCAAGCTAGACTTGTCCTCGAATTCATTGAATGGGTTCTTACCTAATGAG ACTAGAAGGTTCTATTCCTGTGTCTGTGAAAAGCATGATCAGTTTGGTAACTCTTGA